The Hyphomonas sediminis genome contains a region encoding:
- a CDS encoding flagellar biosynthetic protein FliQ, producing the protein MSEGEIFEVLRAHIWGAAMMGLPILAVTLVVGFVIGLIQALTSIQEMTLTFIPKILAVIIVFFLSLGYMTKVILDLFNNWVLPIIAG; encoded by the coding sequence ATGTCTGAAGGTGAGATATTCGAGGTTCTGCGGGCTCATATCTGGGGCGCGGCGATGATGGGATTGCCGATCCTTGCGGTGACCCTTGTCGTGGGCTTCGTCATCGGTCTCATTCAGGCGCTGACATCCATTCAGGAAATGACGCTCACCTTCATTCCGAAGATTCTTGCCGTCATCATCGTTTTCTTTCTTTCGCTCGGTTACATGACCAAGGTGATCCTTGATCTGTTCAATAACTGGGTCTTGCCGATCATAGCCGGATAG
- a CDS encoding flagellar hook-basal body complex protein FliE codes for MSTLGFNPYTILNTPRPTEGAKTATDAPEAAGSKFAESVSDFRTTMQQAEQTAIQTAVSGADPHAMVEALTNAELMLDAVVTIRDKVVEAYQELLRMPV; via the coding sequence ATGTCTACGCTTGGGTTTAATCCGTATACCATCCTGAACACGCCGCGCCCGACGGAAGGCGCAAAAACGGCGACTGATGCGCCCGAAGCGGCTGGCAGCAAGTTTGCGGAGTCCGTGTCGGATTTTCGCACGACGATGCAGCAGGCCGAGCAGACGGCTATCCAGACCGCTGTATCGGGCGCAGATCCGCACGCCATGGTTGAGGCACTGACCAACGCCGAGCTGATGCTCGATGCCGTGGTCACGATCCGCGACAAGGTGGTGGAAGCCTATCAGGAACTGCTGCGGATGCCGGTCTGA